Proteins from one Rhineura floridana isolate rRhiFlo1 chromosome 16, rRhiFlo1.hap2, whole genome shotgun sequence genomic window:
- the GPR174 gene encoding probable G-protein coupled receptor 174: protein MVGDGSDCNGENDFSKRFYAVMYAIILVPGLIGNILALWVFYGYMKETKRAVIFMINLAIADLAQVLSLPLRIFYYLSESWHFGKGLCMFCFYLKYVNMYASIYFLVCISVRRFLFLMYPFKFSDSKRIYDVYICIAGWILVCIGCLPFPLLRLTSNQTHLSNKCFVDLPVKAVDGTISIAMMSFGELAGFVTPLLIILYCSWKTILSLKEKNSISQDLGEKRKALKMILTCAVVFLVCFAPYHISFPLDYFVKSNKIKDCYARKVILIFHAVALCLASLNSCVDPVIYYFTTDEFRRRFSRQDLQDSSQLCNTCYGNTSAPKQRSAIGRVAENPNYTFCNELTGRDQTDLVNP from the coding sequence ATGGTGGGTGACGGCTCTGACTGCAATGGAGAGAATGATTTTTCAAAGCGCTTCTATGCAGTCATGTACGCAATCATCTTGGTTCCTGGACTGATTGGGAACATTTTAGCTCTCTGGGTATTTTACGGGTATATGAAAGAAACAAAACGGGCTGTGATTTTTATGATCAACCTTGCGATCGCAGACTTGGCACAAGTTTTGTCTTTGCCGCTGAGAATTTTCTACTACCTGTCAGAAAGTTGGCATTTTGGGAAGGGGCTGTGCATGTTTTGCTTCTATCTGAAATATGTCAACATGTATGCAAGCATCTACTTCTTAGTTTGCATCAGTGTGCGGCGATTTTTATTCCTCATGTATCCCTTTAAGTTCAGCGACAGCAAGCGCATCTACGATGTGTACATTTGCATTGCTGGATGGATTCTAGTCTGCATTGGCTGTTTGCCTTTCCCCCTTCTACGACTCACTTCTAACCAGACTCACCTTAGCAACAAATGCTTTGTGGATCTTCCAGTAAAGGCTGTTGATGGTACCATCTCTATCGCAATGATGTCCTTTGGTGAACTGGCTGGATTTGTAACGCCTTTGTTGATCATCCTCTATTGTTCGTGGAAGACCATCTTATCTCTAAAAGAGAAGAATTCCATTTCCCAAGACCTTGGAGAGAAACGGAAAGCTCTAAAGATGATCCTGACTTGTGCAGTGGTCTTTCTGGTTTGTTTTGCCCCTTACCATATCAGCTTCCCTTTGGACTACTTTGTGAAATCCAACAAGATCAAAGACTGCTATGCCCGAAAAGTGATTTTGATATTCCATGCAGTGGCCTTGTGCTTGGCCAGTTTAAACTCTTGTGTAGACCCCGTCATTTATTACTTTACCACGGATGAGTTCCGAAGGCGGTTTTCAAGGCAAGATTTACAGGACAGCAGTCAGCTCTGTAACACATGCTATGGGAATACAAGTGCCCCAAAGCAGAGGAGTGCCATTGGGAGAGTGGCAGAAAATCCAAATTACACATTTTGTAATGAGTTAACTGGCAGGGACCAAACTGATCTTGTCAATCCATAG
- the ITM2A gene encoding integral membrane protein 2A gives MVKIAFQSPFAGKDEPKKEAAEALVADKDPEVATQSHESSSGRCLLTLLGLAFILAGVVVGGACIYKYFMPRHKVFRGQMCYVGEDNQDQASEPYFLPIAEEADIREDDNVAIIDVPVPKFSDSDPAAIVHDFDRLLTAYLDLQLGNCYVIPLNTSIVMPPQNLADLFAKLATGSYLPQTYLVREEMVVTEEIDNVSDLGIFIYQLCVGKATFRLQRRDKITGLQKRSVEKCHSIRHFENLFVVETKICRQ, from the exons ATGGTGAAGATCGCTTTCCAGTCGCCGTTCGCCGGCAAGGACGAGCCCAAGAAGGAGGCGGCGGAGGCGCTGGTGGCCGACAAG GACCCGGAAGTCGCAACACAAAGCCATGAAAGTTCATCTGGAAGGTGTCTGCTGACTCTTTTGGGTCTCGCGTTCATTTTAGCAGGAGTAGTGGTTGGTGGAGCCTGCATCTACAAGTACTTCATGCCAAGG caCAAAGTGTTCCGTGGGCAAATGTGCTATGTGGGAGAGGACAATCAAGACCAGGCATCTGAGCCCTACTTCTTGCCCATTGCTGAGGAAGCTGACATCCGAGAGGATGATAACGTTGCCATCATTGATGTTCCTGTTCCAAAATTTTCTGACAGTGATCCTGCAGCTATTGTTCATGATTTTGACAGG CTCCTGACTGCCTACCTTGATCTGCAGCTGGGTAACTGCTATGTGATCCCTCTGAACACATCAATTGTTATGCCACCACAGAATCTGGCGGACCTCTTTGCAAAATTAGCG ACTGGTTCCTATTTGCCTCAGACCTACCTTGTTCGTGAAGAAATGGTTGTGACGGAAGAGATTGATAATGTGTCAGATCTGGGCATTTTCATTTATCAGCTCTGTGTAGGGAAGGCAACTTTCAGGCTTCAGCGCAGAGATAAGATAACTG GCCTCCAAAAACGCTCAGTTGAGAAGTGCCACTCAATCCGGCACTTTGAAAACTTGTTCGTTGTCGAAACCAAGATCTGTCGGCAATGA